A window from Enterocloster bolteae encodes these proteins:
- a CDS encoding DHH family phosphoesterase gives MTILEQMLEDTKSVAILGHIRPDGDCLGSTLGLYNYLRLNYPDIRAAVYLEESSPKFSYLKGYDTIRHQVDGECYELCVCLDSGDIQRLGDFKHYLDQADKSLCLDHHVTNTRYGGTNVVPDEASSTCEVLFDQLDEGKLDRYTAECLYTGIIHDTGVFKFSCTSAHTMEIAGKLMGKGIDFGAIIDNSFYRKTYIQNQILGRALLESITFFDGRCIFSAIRQSEMEFYGVDGKDMDGIIDQLRLTEGVEVAIFLYETGPQEFKVSMRSQYLVDVSRIAAFFGGGGHVRAAGCSMSGSIHDVINNLSVHIARQLDAASGSQE, from the coding sequence ATGACGATTCTTGAACAGATGTTAGAGGACACCAAGTCCGTCGCTATCCTGGGCCATATACGCCCGGACGGCGACTGCCTGGGCTCCACACTGGGACTTTATAACTATCTCCGGCTTAATTATCCAGATATACGGGCAGCCGTGTATCTGGAGGAGTCATCTCCTAAATTCAGTTATCTGAAGGGATATGATACAATCCGCCACCAGGTTGACGGTGAATGCTATGAGCTCTGCGTCTGCCTGGACAGCGGCGATATCCAGCGTCTGGGTGATTTTAAACATTACCTGGACCAGGCTGACAAAAGCCTGTGCCTGGACCATCACGTGACCAATACCCGTTACGGCGGCACCAACGTGGTTCCGGATGAGGCCAGTTCCACCTGCGAGGTCCTTTTTGACCAGCTGGACGAAGGAAAACTTGACCGCTATACGGCGGAATGCCTGTATACCGGCATCATCCACGACACAGGCGTGTTCAAATTTTCCTGTACCTCAGCCCACACCATGGAGATAGCGGGTAAGCTGATGGGAAAGGGAATTGACTTCGGAGCCATCATAGACAACAGCTTTTACAGAAAAACATACATCCAGAACCAGATTCTGGGCAGAGCTCTTTTGGAGAGCATCACCTTTTTTGACGGACGGTGCATCTTCAGCGCCATCCGCCAGAGCGAGATGGAGTTTTACGGGGTTGACGGCAAGGATATGGACGGCATCATTGACCAGCTGCGCCTTACGGAAGGCGTGGAAGTTGCCATTTTCCTCTATGAGACAGGACCTCAGGAATTTAAGGTCAGCATGCGCTCCCAGTATCTGGTGGACGTAAGCAGGATTGCCGCGTTCTTCGGCGGCGGTGGCCATGTAAGGGCTGCCGGATGCTCTATGAGCGGCAGCATACACGACGTAATCAACAATCTGTCCGTACACATTGCCAGGCAGCTGGATGCTGCATCAGGCAGCCAGGAGTAA
- the infB gene encoding translation initiation factor IF-2, producing MRVSELANELGKTSKEILEIIKTKDKAAVLYAASNVTKDQENIVRSFANPKRDAKPAAPEHRSEAPKTEAPRAEAPRTEAPRTEAPKTEAPKAEAVRSQDGASKGEPAKKKLTAVFRPQNAQQQIKRPVPPKSQTANQGHTAPAPAAAPQPAQAAASAVPAEAAKPQVQAQSADTVSEKAAAPQPSAAPQAGAHTGTQGTAQDSRDTARSQGGYQGSRDNNRGQGGYQGNRDNNRGQGGYQGSQGGYQGNRDNNRGQGGYQGNRDNNRSQGGYQGNRDNNRGQGGYQGGQGGYQGNRDNNRSQGGYQGGYQGNRDNNRPQGGGYQGNRPQGGYQGGQGGYQGNRDNNRPQGGGYQGNRPQGGYQGGQGGYQGNRDNNRPQGGGYQGNRPQGGYQGQGGYQGNRDNRPQGGGYQGNRPQGGYQGGQGGYQGNRDNNRPQGGGYQGNRPQGGYGARPQGGYQGRPGDDKDARDNRGRNDSRRPAGARDGKSSFDTPIQTKPTSNRQNKNSHKNDRFDKRDRLEDGKKKVPKTGKGAFIMPQPKKEESKADEVKTITLPDVLTIKELAEKMKLQPSVIVKKLFLKGQVVTLNQEIDYEQAEEIAMEFDVLCEREVKVDVIAELLKEDEESTEDMVPRSPVVCVMGHVDHGKTSLLDAIRETNVTAREAGGITQHIGASVIEINDRKITFLDTPGHEAFTAMRMRGAQSTDIAILVVAADDGVMPQTVEAINHAKAANVEIIVAINKIDKPSANVDKVKQELAEYELIPEDWGGSTIFVPVSAHTKEGIKDLLEMVLLTADVLELKANPNRKGRGLVIEAELDKGKGPVATVLVQKGTLRVGETIAAGACFGKIRAMMDDRGRRVKEAGPSTPVEILGLNDVPNAGEVFVATENEKEARNFAETFISEGKSKLIEDTKAKLSLDDLFSQIQAGNVKELPIIVKADVQGSVEAVKQSLTKLSNEEVMVKVIHGGVGAINESDVSLASASNAIIIGFNIRPDATAKSIAEREKVDIRLYKVIYQAIEDVEAAMKGMLDPVFEEKVIGHAVIRQTFKASGIGTIAGSYVLDGKFQRNCSCRVKREGEQIFEGPLASLKRFKDDVKEVAAGYECGLVFEKFNDLQEDDEIEAYIMVEVPR from the coding sequence ATGAGAGTAAGTGAACTGGCAAATGAACTGGGCAAGACCAGTAAGGAGATATTGGAAATTATTAAGACGAAAGATAAAGCAGCTGTATTATATGCAGCATCGAATGTGACAAAGGATCAGGAGAATATTGTGCGCTCTTTTGCAAATCCTAAGAGGGATGCAAAACCTGCCGCACCGGAGCACAGGTCGGAGGCTCCTAAAACAGAGGCCCCCAGAGCAGAAGCTCCAAGAACAGAGGCACCAAGGACAGAAGCGCCTAAAACAGAGGCTCCTAAGGCAGAGGCTGTCAGGAGCCAGGACGGCGCGTCCAAGGGAGAGCCGGCTAAGAAGAAGCTGACAGCCGTGTTCCGCCCGCAGAACGCCCAGCAGCAGATTAAGCGTCCGGTTCCTCCGAAATCCCAGACAGCAAACCAGGGCCATACGGCACCCGCTCCCGCGGCAGCGCCGCAGCCGGCGCAGGCAGCAGCATCGGCAGTACCGGCAGAGGCTGCCAAACCTCAGGTGCAGGCCCAGTCCGCGGATACGGTTTCAGAGAAAGCCGCAGCACCCCAGCCGTCTGCAGCACCCCAGGCAGGTGCTCATACAGGAACCCAGGGAACTGCCCAGGACAGCCGCGATACAGCCAGGAGCCAGGGAGGCTACCAGGGCAGCCGCGACAACAACCGCGGTCAGGGAGGTTACCAGGGCAACCGCGATAACAACCGCGGTCAGGGAGGCTATCAGGGCAGCCAGGGAGGCTACCAGGGAAACCGTGACAACAACAGAGGCCAGGGAGGCTACCAGGGCAACCGCGACAATAACAGGAGCCAGGGAGGTTACCAGGGCAACCGCGATAATAACCGCGGCCAGGGCGGCTATCAGGGAGGCCAGGGAGGCTACCAGGGCAACCGTGACAACAACAGAAGCCAGGGCGGCTATCAGGGAGGTTACCAGGGCAACCGCGACAACAACAGACCCCAGGGAGGCGGCTATCAGGGCAACAGACCTCAGGGCGGCTACCAGGGAGGCCAGGGAGGCTACCAGGGCAACCGCGACAACAACAGGCCCCAGGGAGGCGGCTATCAGGGCAACAGACCTCAGGGCGGCTATCAGGGAGGCCAGGGAGGCTACCAGGGCAACCGTGACAACAACAGACCCCAGGGAGGCGGCTACCAGGGAAACAGACCCCAGGGCGGCTATCAGGGGCAGGGAGGTTACCAGGGTAACCGCGACAACAGACCTCAGGGAGGCGGCTATCAGGGCAACAGGCCCCAGGGCGGCTATCAGGGAGGCCAGGGAGGCTACCAGGGTAACCGCGACAACAACAGGCCCCAGGGAGGCGGCTACCAGGGCAACAGGCCTCAGGGCGGCTACGGCGCAAGACCCCAGGGTGGCTATCAGGGCCGTCCGGGAGATGACAAGGATGCAAGGGATAACAGAGGCAGGAATGACAGCCGCCGCCCGGCAGGAGCCAGAGACGGAAAATCTTCCTTTGACACCCCAATCCAGACAAAGCCAACCAGCAACCGCCAGAACAAGAATTCTCATAAGAATGACAGATTTGATAAGCGCGACAGGTTGGAGGACGGCAAGAAGAAAGTGCCGAAGACAGGAAAGGGAGCATTTATCATGCCCCAGCCTAAGAAGGAGGAGTCCAAGGCGGATGAGGTGAAAACCATTACTCTTCCCGATGTACTCACCATCAAGGAGCTGGCAGAGAAGATGAAGCTTCAGCCGTCTGTCATTGTAAAGAAGCTGTTTTTAAAGGGCCAGGTAGTAACCCTGAACCAGGAAATCGACTATGAGCAGGCGGAAGAGATAGCCATGGAATTCGATGTCCTGTGTGAAAGGGAAGTAAAGGTTGATGTCATAGCGGAGCTTTTGAAGGAAGATGAAGAGAGCACCGAGGACATGGTTCCCAGATCACCGGTTGTATGTGTTATGGGCCATGTTGACCACGGTAAAACCTCCCTTTTGGACGCTATCCGTGAGACCAACGTGACTGCAAGAGAGGCAGGCGGCATCACCCAGCATATTGGTGCGTCTGTCATTGAGATAAACGACCGCAAGATTACGTTCCTGGATACGCCGGGACATGAGGCATTCACGGCCATGCGTATGAGAGGAGCACAGTCCACGGACATTGCCATCCTGGTAGTGGCTGCGGACGACGGTGTAATGCCTCAGACAGTTGAGGCCATCAACCACGCAAAGGCAGCCAATGTGGAAATCATTGTGGCCATCAATAAGATTGATAAGCCAAGCGCCAACGTGGATAAGGTAAAGCAGGAGCTGGCTGAGTATGAGCTGATTCCCGAGGATTGGGGCGGCAGCACCATCTTTGTACCTGTTTCCGCCCATACAAAAGAGGGTATCAAGGATCTGCTGGAGATGGTTCTTCTGACCGCAGACGTCCTTGAACTGAAGGCTAACCCCAACCGTAAGGGCAGGGGCCTTGTGATCGAGGCAGAGCTGGATAAGGGCAAGGGACCTGTTGCCACGGTTCTGGTACAGAAAGGTACCTTAAGAGTGGGAGAGACCATTGCGGCCGGCGCATGCTTCGGCAAGATTCGTGCCATGATGGACGACAGGGGCCGCCGCGTGAAGGAAGCAGGACCATCCACGCCAGTGGAAATCCTGGGCCTCAACGATGTGCCGAATGCCGGTGAGGTATTTGTGGCTACTGAAAATGAGAAGGAAGCAAGAAACTTTGCTGAGACATTTATTTCAGAAGGAAAGAGCAAACTGATAGAGGATACAAAGGCAAAACTGTCTCTGGATGACCTGTTCAGCCAGATTCAGGCCGGTAATGTAAAGGAACTGCCGATTATCGTAAAGGCTGACGTGCAGGGCTCCGTGGAGGCTGTAAAGCAGAGTCTTACCAAGCTCTCCAACGAGGAGGTTATGGTGAAGGTGATTCACGGCGGCGTAGGCGCCATCAACGAATCCGATGTTTCCCTGGCATCCGCGTCCAACGCAATCATCATCGGCTTCAACATCCGTCCGGATGCAACAGCCAAGTCCATTGCGGAGCGCGAGAAGGTGGATATCCGTCTGTACAAGGTTATCTATCAGGCCATCGAGGATGTGGAAGCAGCCATGAAGGGCATGCTGGATCCTGTATTCGAGGAAAAGGTTATCGGCCATGCAGTGATCCGCCAGACCTTTAAGGCATCCGGCATAGGCACCATTGCAGGTTCCTATGTATTGGACGGCAAGTTCCAGAGAAACTGCAGCTGCCGTGTCAAGAGAGAGGGAGAGCAGATTTTTGAAGGACCTCTGGCTTCTCTTAAGCGTTTCAAGGACGATGTAAAGGAAGTGGCGGCAGGATACGAGTGCGGTCTTGTATTTGAGAAGTTTAATGATCTTCAGGAAGATGATGAGATCGAGGCTTACATCATGGTGGAAGTACCGAGATAG
- the rbfA gene encoding 30S ribosome-binding factor RbfA → MRKNSIKNTRINMEVQRELSEIIRGGIKDPRIHPMTSVVSVEVTPDLKFCKAYISVLGDEEAGKSTIQGLKSAEGYVRRELARRVNLRNTPELKFILDQSIEYGVNMSRLIDEVTKDLHQEETQDEEGAKEEF, encoded by the coding sequence ATGCGTAAGAACAGCATAAAGAATACCAGAATCAACATGGAGGTCCAGCGGGAGCTCAGTGAGATCATCCGCGGGGGAATCAAGGATCCAAGGATTCATCCCATGACCAGTGTGGTTTCCGTGGAGGTTACACCAGACCTTAAGTTCTGCAAGGCGTATATCAGCGTTCTTGGGGACGAGGAGGCGGGAAAGTCAACCATCCAGGGGTTAAAGAGCGCAGAAGGGTACGTGCGCAGGGAGCTTGCCAGAAGGGTAAACCTGCGCAACACGCCGGAGCTGAAGTTCATATTGGACCAGTCCATTGAATATGGTGTCAACATGTCCAGACTCATTGATGAAGTGACAAAAGACCTTCATCAGGAAGAAACACAGGATGAGGAAGGAGCAAAGGAGGAGTTTTAA
- the rnpM gene encoding RNase P modulator RnpM, with amino-acid sequence MSMKKVPLRQCIGCQEMKSKKEMIRVIKTAEDEIMLDATGRKNGRGAYLCPSMECLKKAVKGKGLERSFKMAIPKEVYETLEKEMEELGR; translated from the coding sequence GTGAGCATGAAAAAAGTTCCGCTCAGGCAGTGTATCGGCTGCCAGGAGATGAAGAGCAAGAAAGAAATGATAAGAGTCATAAAAACCGCCGAGGATGAGATTATGTTGGATGCCACAGGCCGCAAGAACGGCAGGGGCGCTTACCTGTGTCCATCAATGGAATGCCTGAAGAAGGCAGTGAAGGGAAAGGGACTGGAACGTTCCTTCAAGATGGCCATTCCCAAAGAGGTGTATGAAACTCTGGAAAAGGAGATGGAAGAACTTGGCAGATAA
- a CDS encoding bifunctional riboflavin kinase/FAD synthetase codes for MRYIADTTEFQIEEPTIVTLGKFDGRHRGHQKLLRTMMELKEATGYPTAIFTFGTAPGTAVTGKPQTVITTNLERRANMEKVGIDYLVEYPFTEETRHMEPEAFVKDILAGRMHAREIVVGPDCSFGYKGAGSAELLSAMARDLGYHLHVIEKEKDHRRDISSTYIREELEKGNVEKANQLLGQPYAIHGEVVHGNHIGGSLLGFPTANILPPPIKRLPRYGVYVSRVLVDGVYYKGVTNIGKKPTVGGEYPAGVETYIFGLEGDIYGKNIEVQLLAFDRPEQKFTSFEELKERIEKDKEFANAYYENHPEMIAQG; via the coding sequence ATGAGGTATATTGCAGACACCACAGAATTTCAGATAGAGGAGCCCACCATCGTGACTTTGGGTAAGTTTGACGGCAGGCACAGAGGCCACCAGAAGTTACTGAGAACCATGATGGAGCTGAAGGAAGCAACTGGGTATCCCACAGCCATTTTCACCTTTGGCACGGCTCCGGGAACAGCAGTCACGGGAAAGCCCCAGACCGTCATCACCACCAACCTGGAGCGCCGGGCCAACATGGAGAAGGTGGGGATTGATTATCTGGTGGAATACCCCTTTACCGAGGAAACACGCCATATGGAGCCGGAAGCCTTTGTAAAGGACATTCTGGCAGGCCGCATGCATGCCAGGGAAATCGTGGTAGGCCCGGACTGCAGCTTTGGCTACAAGGGCGCGGGCAGTGCAGAGCTGCTCTCTGCCATGGCCCGTGACCTGGGTTACCATCTCCATGTCATAGAAAAGGAAAAGGACCACAGGCGTGACATCAGCAGCACCTATATCCGTGAAGAGCTGGAAAAAGGCAATGTGGAAAAGGCCAACCAGCTGCTGGGCCAGCCCTATGCCATCCACGGGGAAGTAGTGCACGGCAACCACATCGGAGGCAGCCTGTTGGGCTTCCCCACAGCCAATATCCTTCCGCCTCCCATTAAGCGCCTGCCCAGATACGGCGTTTACGTATCACGGGTGCTGGTGGACGGCGTCTACTATAAAGGCGTCACCAATATCGGCAAAAAGCCCACGGTAGGAGGAGAATACCCCGCAGGCGTGGAGACCTATATCTTTGGCCTGGAAGGCGACATCTACGGTAAAAATATAGAAGTCCAGCTCCTGGCCTTCGACCGCCCGGAACAAAAATTCACCTCCTTTGAGGAACTGAAGGAGCGGATTGAGAAGGATAAAGAGTTTGCCAATGCATATTATGAAAACCATCCGGAGATGATTGCACAGGGGTGA
- the nusA gene encoding transcription termination factor NusA: MNKELLEAMEVLEKEKNISKDTLIEAIENSLLTACKNHFGKADNVKVTVNPNTCDFAVYAEKAVVENVEDDCLEMSLADAKMLNPKYEIGDTVQIPLDSKKFGRIATQNAKNVILQKIREEERKALYNEYYMKEKDVMTGVVQRYLGRNVSINLGRVDAILNESEQVKGETFRPTERVKVYVIEVKDTPKGPRVSVSRTHPDLVKRLFESEVAEVRDGTVEIKAIAREAGSRTKIAVKSNDANVDPVGACVGLNGSRVNSIVSELKGEKIDIINWDDNPAYLIENALSPAKVICVVADEEEREAQVIVPDYQLSLAIGKEGQNARLAARLTGFKIDIKSETQAREMGLFEQMGLQYGDTSSENYEEEQEEPESYQEYEENYQEDGSEQ; this comes from the coding sequence ATGAACAAGGAACTGTTAGAGGCAATGGAGGTATTGGAGAAAGAGAAGAACATCTCCAAAGATACGCTCATTGAAGCGATTGAAAACTCTTTACTCACTGCCTGTAAGAACCATTTCGGAAAAGCCGATAATGTAAAGGTCACAGTGAACCCAAATACCTGTGACTTTGCAGTATATGCAGAAAAAGCGGTTGTGGAAAACGTGGAGGACGATTGTCTGGAGATGAGTCTGGCGGATGCCAAGATGCTGAATCCCAAGTATGAGATTGGGGATACGGTACAGATTCCGCTGGATTCCAAGAAATTCGGACGTATTGCCACACAGAACGCAAAGAACGTGATTCTGCAGAAAATACGCGAGGAAGAACGCAAGGCACTGTACAACGAGTATTATATGAAGGAAAAGGATGTCATGACCGGCGTGGTACAGCGCTATCTGGGAAGGAACGTGAGCATTAACCTGGGCAGGGTGGACGCCATCCTCAATGAAAGCGAGCAGGTAAAGGGTGAGACATTCCGTCCCACGGAGCGGGTCAAGGTATATGTCATCGAGGTAAAGGATACGCCAAAGGGCCCAAGAGTTTCTGTGTCCAGGACACACCCGGACCTGGTGAAACGTCTCTTTGAATCCGAGGTGGCCGAGGTCCGCGACGGCACAGTGGAAATCAAGGCCATTGCCAGGGAAGCAGGCTCCAGGACAAAGATTGCGGTGAAATCCAATGACGCCAATGTGGACCCGGTAGGCGCATGCGTGGGTCTCAACGGTTCCAGGGTTAATTCCATTGTAAGTGAATTAAAGGGTGAAAAAATTGACATCATTAACTGGGACGACAATCCTGCGTACCTGATTGAAAACGCTTTGAGCCCTGCAAAGGTTATCTGCGTTGTGGCGGATGAGGAAGAGCGGGAAGCACAGGTTATTGTGCCGGATTACCAGCTGTCCCTTGCCATTGGCAAGGAGGGCCAGAACGCGAGACTGGCCGCAAGGCTTACGGGCTTTAAGATTGATATTAAGAGTGAAACCCAGGCCAGGGAAATGGGGCTCTTCGAGCAGATGGGACTCCAGTACGGCGACACGTCCTCTGAGAATTATGAGGAAGAGCAGGAGGAACCGGAAAGCTACCAGGAATATGAAGAAAACTATCAGGAAGACGGAAGCGAACAGTAA
- the rpsO gene encoding 30S ribosomal protein S15 yields MISKEKKAQIIAEYGRKPGDTGSPEVQIAILTERITELTEHLKQNPKDHHSRRGLLMMVGQRRGLLDYLKKTDLEGYRALIEKLGIRK; encoded by the coding sequence ATGATTTCAAAGGAAAAGAAAGCACAGATTATCGCAGAGTATGGCCGTAAGCCAGGGGACACAGGTTCACCTGAGGTTCAGATTGCCATTCTGACAGAGAGAATCACAGAACTGACCGAACATCTGAAGCAGAATCCAAAGGATCATCACTCCAGAAGAGGTCTTCTGATGATGGTTGGACAGAGAAGAGGTCTTCTTGATTACTTAAAGAAGACAGACCTGGAAGGATATCGTGCATTAATCGAGAAGCTTGGTATCAGAAAGTAA
- a CDS encoding L7Ae/L30e/S12e/Gadd45 family ribosomal protein — MADNKRLLSLVGLATRARKVVSGEFSTEKSVKSGKSHLVIVSEEASDNTKKKFTNMCTYYKVPIYLFGTKDELGHAMGQEFRASLSVEDAGFAKSMVERMNINGGSLNESK, encoded by the coding sequence TTGGCAGATAACAAAAGGCTGTTAAGCCTGGTGGGCCTTGCAACAAGGGCCAGGAAGGTGGTCAGCGGCGAATTTTCGACGGAGAAATCAGTAAAGAGCGGAAAGTCCCATTTGGTAATCGTATCGGAAGAGGCTTCTGACAACACGAAGAAAAAGTTTACCAACATGTGTACTTACTATAAAGTCCCAATCTATCTGTTTGGAACAAAGGACGAACTGGGGCATGCCATGGGGCAGGAGTTCAGGGCGTCACTGTCAGTGGAGGATGCAGGTTTCGCAAAGTCAATGGTAGAACGAATGAATATAAACGGAGGTAGCTTGAATGAGAGTAAGTGA
- the truB gene encoding tRNA pseudouridine(55) synthase TruB — MYHGIINVYKEPGYTSHDVVARLRGILKQKKIGHTGTLDPAAEGVLPVCLGAGTRLCDMLTDRSKTYQAVMLLGCETDTQDTTGTILAEDREGALSLAEEQVNEAVMGFKGDYAQIPPMYSALKVDGKKLYELARAGKEVERRPRAVQILDIKVSRIELPRVWMEVTCSKGTYIRTLCHDIGRLLGCGGCMEHLTRTRVDRFSIEDSLTLDQLEQLRDQAAVESCILPVEEALQSYPPLGCLPEADSLLHNGNPCFARHLDWSQSDQWKAGAEDGQMFRMYDSNHRFTGVYQYQKDRHWWKPWKMFLM, encoded by the coding sequence ATGTATCACGGAATCATAAATGTATACAAAGAGCCGGGCTATACTTCCCACGATGTGGTAGCCCGGCTTCGAGGAATTTTAAAGCAGAAAAAAATAGGCCATACAGGAACCCTGGACCCCGCAGCTGAAGGAGTCCTTCCTGTTTGTCTGGGGGCAGGCACCAGGCTGTGCGATATGCTGACGGACCGGTCCAAAACGTACCAGGCTGTCATGCTGCTGGGCTGTGAGACAGATACCCAGGACACCACGGGAACCATTCTGGCAGAAGACAGGGAAGGGGCGCTGTCCCTTGCTGAGGAACAGGTAAATGAAGCTGTTATGGGATTTAAGGGCGATTATGCCCAGATACCTCCCATGTACTCCGCGCTTAAGGTGGACGGAAAGAAGCTGTATGAGCTGGCAAGGGCGGGAAAGGAAGTGGAACGCCGGCCAAGGGCGGTGCAGATTCTGGACATAAAGGTAAGCAGGATAGAACTGCCCAGGGTCTGGATGGAGGTCACCTGTTCCAAAGGCACCTACATACGTACCCTGTGCCATGATATAGGAAGGCTTTTGGGATGCGGGGGCTGTATGGAGCATCTCACACGTACCAGGGTGGACCGTTTCAGCATTGAGGACAGCCTTACACTGGACCAGCTGGAACAGCTCCGTGACCAGGCAGCTGTGGAGAGCTGCATCCTCCCGGTGGAGGAAGCCCTGCAGTCCTATCCGCCTCTTGGATGTCTGCCGGAAGCAGATTCCCTTTTACACAACGGAAATCCCTGCTTTGCAAGACATCTGGACTGGAGTCAGTCAGACCAGTGGAAGGCCGGGGCTGAGGACGGACAGATGTTCCGTATGTATGACAGTAATCATAGATTCACAGGGGTATACCAGTACCAGAAGGACAGGCACTGGTGGAAGCCCTGGAAGATGTTCCTTATGTAG